In Perca fluviatilis chromosome 14, GENO_Pfluv_1.0, whole genome shotgun sequence, a genomic segment contains:
- the shbg gene encoding sex hormone-binding globulin, which translates to MAVFWKAMAGGLLLTLSLTLLGWGVEGQGNGRGKKEVSGGATVYLGQDRDIWRPMIYTTVNLSEIRSIKSSFQLRTFDPEGTIFYGDTKNGQDWFVLSLMDGIPLMQISREDILISVAGGPKLNDGKWHTLEVSHQEKFVVLEVDGSNRLEVGMQSKQTQEILVGELRLAVGGILINKEKMIVQFEPQMDGCVREGSWLNLSIPWEADVEELWPCYQNIQPGSYFAGTGFAIFNTSVFPIEADHVVKTELWGDFSKMDGTILSIKAPGQEMIFALVANNNTKEVTLTFGEEKLSMNDTFKRLVITFEIDKLQVFQDEDESKTTKLSFAGSHPGYLTPWRQGRLAFGGLLGKGEDDVGSQFLTGCLEKIQIQGRDVDLDLAVKHMSISSHSCPA; encoded by the exons ATGGCCGTGTTTTGGAAAGCAATGGCAGGTGGACTGCTGCTCACTTTGAGCCTCACTCTGCTGGGGTGGGGAGTTGAGGGGCAGGGGAACGGACGGGGTAAG AAAGAAGTATCAGGCGGGGCTACTGTCTACCTCGGCCAGGACAGAGACATCTGGAGGCCAATGATCTACACAACAGTAAACCTTAGTGAAATCCGCAG TATCAAGTCATCCTTTCAGTTACGGACCTTTGACCCTGAAGGTACCATTTTCTATGGAGACACTAAAAACGGACAGGACTGGTTTGTTTTGTCCCTGATGGACGGTATCCCCCTGATGCAGATCAGCAGAGAAGACATCCTCATCAGCGTGGCAGGCGGCCCTAAGCTCAATGATGGGAAATGGCACACA CTGGAGGTGAGCCACCAAGAGAAGTTTGTGGTTCTAGAGGTGGACGGCTCCAATAGGCTGGAGGTGGGCATGCAGTCCAAACAGACACAGGAGATCCTTGTAGGTGAACTCCGACTGGCCGTTGGTGGGATCCTGATCAACAAGGAAAAGATGATTGTTCAG TTTGAGCCGCAGATGGATGGCTGTGTGCGCGAAGGCAGCTGGCTAAACCTCAGCATCCCCTGGGAGGCGGACGTGGAGGAGCTGTGGCCCTGCTATCAAAACATCCAACCTGGCAGCTACTTCGCTGGCACTGGATTTGCCATTTTCAACACCTCAG TTTTCCCCATTGAGGCAGATCATGTGGTCAAGACTGAATTGTGGGGAGATTTCAGTAAGATGGATGGGACCATTTTGAGCATCAAGGCTCCTGGGCAAGAGATGATCTTTGCTTTAGTGGCCAATAATAACACAAAG GAGGTCACACTCACTTTCGGTGAAGAAAAACTCAGTATGAATGACACTTTCAAGAGACTGGTGATAACCTTTGAGATAGATAAACTGCAAGTGTTTCAAGATGAAGATGAATCAAAGACTACAAAGTTATCTTTCGCAGGGAGCCACCCTGGTTATTTGACCCCATGGAGACAGGGTAGGCTCGCCTTTGGAGGTCTCCTAG GTAAGGGGGAGGACGACGTTGGTTCCCAGTTCTTGACAGGCTGTCTGGAGAAGATCCAGATCCAAGGGAGGGATGTGGACCTGGATTTAGCTGTCAAACACATGTCAATCTCCTCTCACAGCTGCCCTGCATAG